The Thermosynechococcus sp. CL-1 genomic interval GCTCCAAGAGGCACTGGCAGCCGGCTATCGCTTATCAGTGGTTTGCTATACCAGCGCTTGGCAAGCAAAGCAATCGCCAACATTTTGGCAGCAGGTTGTCCATAGGAGCGATCGCGCCGTTGAAGTCAGTGAAGAGGTACTGACTGCCCTCTGTACGACAACCACTCCCGATGGCGTCGTTGCTGTTGCCGACTATACACCCCTTCCTACCTTGCCACTCCAGCGTTTAGGTCTGTGCTTAGTCACGCTTCAGGATCCGGGCAACTTGGGAACGATTATTCGTACCGCTGCCGCCGTAGGTGTTGAGGGGCTATTGTTGACCCCCGATTGTGTGGACATGACCCATCCAAAAGTGTTGCGTGCCAGTGCCGGCCAGTGGTTTCGCCTACCGATGCAAACTGTTAGCGATGGTTTGGCAACTCTCAAAGCCTACCAAGCCCAAGGATGGCAAATAGTCGTCACATTACCAACCGCGCCACTGATCTATTGGCAAGCGGATTTTCGTCAACCGACCTTACTGGTCATGGGAAATGAAGGCCAAGGGTTACCCCCGGCCTACCAAGATCTCACGTTTACGGCACTGCGGATTCCTCAGGAGCCAAATGTTGAATCCCTCAATGTGGCGATCGCCACAGCAGTGCTCTTGTACGAAGTCTATCGCCAACGCTGGCTGAACTAAACCACAAAAAAGTTGAGAACGCCTACCACCAGCACTAGGGCAATCCATAGCCCAGAGCCAAGGAAAATTAACTGCTTTGAGCGATCCCAGTCTTGGGGCGAGGCGTAGGCCACTGGCACAGCCACCACCATCACAAAGGAGAGGACGACAAGGGCAGCAAGAGCCAGTTGAAAGAGAATCGTCATTGTTGCTAACTCCCAAATCTTATCAGCGGCAATGGTAGCGAA includes:
- a CDS encoding RNA methyltransferase; translation: MITSRQNPLVRSIRRLHHRKYRQGHLLLEGTHLLQEALAAGYRLSVVCYTSAWQAKQSPTFWQQVVHRSDRAVEVSEEVLTALCTTTTPDGVVAVADYTPLPTLPLQRLGLCLVTLQDPGNLGTIIRTAAAVGVEGLLLTPDCVDMTHPKVLRASAGQWFRLPMQTVSDGLATLKAYQAQGWQIVVTLPTAPLIYWQADFRQPTLLVMGNEGQGLPPAYQDLTFTALRIPQEPNVESLNVAIATAVLLYEVYRQRWLN
- the psbZ gene encoding photosystem II reaction center protein PsbZ produces the protein MTILFQLALAALVVLSFVMVVAVPVAYASPQDWDRSKQLIFLGSGLWIALVLVVGVLNFFVV